One Etheostoma cragini isolate CJK2018 chromosome 6, CSU_Ecrag_1.0, whole genome shotgun sequence DNA window includes the following coding sequences:
- the phactr4b gene encoding phosphatase and actin regulator 4B isoform X5 — protein sequence MENRDDDAEQHHSTMVEEGGSTGDSTPPPKRKGKFSTLGKIFKPWKWRKKKSSDNFKETSEELERKMSTRRTRQELIDQGLLKEVPDNDADTQNLKQHYVKNGHTLPVSAGVGGGGGGGGVVSGGKSPCNQGKLPLESDFRMNQAWHAQPDDRKGRSPSDGDRRGAPGSKGTGLHEDVRKGGGMGSRAHVEGEWKPNLVWQGQIHGQMEEGRRGGRLHPEDGQKRPGLQKAPSEDCRRSRPAEADWKPTLPRHASAEEGRARRESDSHFVPDPEALRDALRDTLREPLPPKQSVMPPKWLMTSTPEPGSKGPPRTPSNHPTTQYCSPSTASGVAPKPVRSISSAGAPSQQSTCVAPTSTSHGTKQPPLPPPKPVNRGNATMLVSALQGGENAQLPLYWSCWKRECDYDVYLSLPVYLCRRAGGLRSGDFSQATGGASLVPAKPSPPMPPKRTTPVTKRNTEDSSHPIIPSPLSLEDHSNLMGFQLPPPPPSPPLPTHIPPSPPRQHIHAHHLHHQHSYPHPLPQPIPMLFDPPSPTNESPQRPAPVPLHIMIQRALSSPGPAQPHPDGSQRAHTLLFETPLDYQGGRPLPVSIQPLKLSEDDYSEEEEEEEEDDEEEEEYDGEIPQPELEPRSRRCLIGDTGVCVIPGGNGSEEEEDEVEEDEEGEHDMRGEDSDSDGPVLYKEEDSDEDEEDEPPLSALASRVKRKDTLALKLSSRPCAPERDRFAQDRSNREDQPPGQTGLTWQSREQWEAIRTQIGTALTRRLSQRPTAEELEQRNILQPRNQADRQAEVREIKRRLTRKLSQRPTVAELQARKILRFHEYVEVTDAQDYDRRAEKPWTKLTPADKAAIRKELNDYKSTEMEVHEESRIYTRFHRP from the exons atgATGACGCCGAGCAGCACCACAGCACTATGGTGGAAGAGGGTGGCAGCACGGGGGACAGCACTCCTCCCCCAAAGCGTAAGGGCAAGTTCTCCACCCTTGGCAAGATCTTCAAGCCCTGGAAGTGGCGGAAGAAGAAAAGCAGCGACAATTTCAAGGAAACTTCAGAAG AACTGGAGAGAAAGATGTCGACGAGGCGTACACGGCAGGAGCTCATAGACCAGGGGCTGCTGAAGGAGGTCCCGGACAACG ATGCAGATACACAAAACCTGAAGCAGCACTACGTGAAGAACGGCCACACCCTGCCTGTGAGCGCTGGAgtaggaggaggtggaggaggtggaggagtcGTCAGTGGTGGCAAAAGTCCATGCAACCAGGGCAAACTCCCCTTAGAGTCAGACTTTAGGATGAACCAGGCCTGGCACGCCCAGCCAGACGACCGCAAAGGCCGATCTCCTTCAGACGGAGACCGGCGGGGAGCTCCAGGCTCCAAGGGTACGGGACTGCATGAAGATGTGCGGAAAGGGGGAGGGATGGGCTCGCGTGCACATGTTGAGGGCGAGTGGAAGCCCAACCTGGTCTGGCAGGGCCAGATTCATGGCCAGATGGAGGAGGGCAGACGTGGGGGTAGACTTCACCCTGAGGACGGGCAGAAGAGGCCCGGGCTGCAGAAGGCCCCATCGGAGGACTGCAGAAGGAGTCGACCTGCGGAAGCGGACTGGAAACCCACACTCCCTCGACATGCATCTGCTGAGGAAGGAAGGGCCCGCAGAG AGTCTGACAGCCATTTTGTCCCTGACCCGGAAGCCCTGCGAGACGCCCTGCGGGACACCCTGCGTGAACCTCTGCCACCGAAACAGTCTGTCATGCCTCCAAAATGGCTGATGACCTCCACCCCTGAACCCGGCAGCAAGGGTCCACCTCGAACACCATCCAACCACCCCACGACCCAGTACTGCTCTCCCTCCACTGCCTCTGGTGTGGCGCCCAAGCCTGTTCGGTCCATCTCATCTGCCGGCGCGCCCTCTCAGCAGTCTACATGTGTAGCCCCGACCTCCACCTCTCATGGCACCAAGCAGCCCCCTCTGCCCCCACCCAAGCCTGTGAACAGGGGCAACGCCACCATGCTGG TCTCCGCCCTGCAGGGGGGAGAGAACGCTCAGCTTCCGCTCTACTGGTCCTGCTGGAAGCGAGAGTGCGACTACGACGTCTACCTGTCCCTGCCCGTCTACCTGTGCCGACGGGCCGGAGGCCTGCGCTCAG GTGACTTTAGCCAAGCCACTGGAGGTGCCAGTCTTGTGCCAGCGAAGCCCTCTCCACCTATGCCTCCTAAGAGGACCACCCCCGTCACCAAACGCAACACAGAGGACTCGAGCCATCCCATCATCCCCTCGCCTCTTTCCCTGGAGGACCACAGCAACCTCATGGGCTTTCAGCtgcctccccctcccccctcccctcccctgcCAACACACATACCACCTTCTCCTCCCCGCCAACACATACATgcccaccacctccaccatcaGCACTCCTACCCCCACCCACTGCCTCAACCCATACCCATGCTGTTTGACCCACCAAGCCCGACCAATGAGTCTCCTCAGCGCCCGGCTCCCGTCCCGCTGCATATCATGATCCAGCGAGCCCTGTCCAGTCCCGGCCCGGCTCAGCCGCATCCAGACGGGTcacagcgtgcacacacactgctattTGAAACCCCTCTGGACTACCAAGGTGGTCGTCCACTTCCTGTCAGCATCCAACCACTAAAACT ATCTGAAGATGACTACTccgaggaggaagaagaagaggaggaagatgacgaggaagaggaggagtacGATGGGGAGATCCCCCAGCCAGAGCTGGAGCCACGGAGTCGCAGATGCCTGATCGGAGACACCGGTGTTTGCGTCATCCCCGGTGGAAACGGcagtgaagaggaggaagacgaggtagaagaggatgaggaaggaGAGCATGACATGCGGGGGGAGGACAGCGACTCAGACGGTCCTGTGCTTTATAAAGAGGAAGACTccgatgaagatgaagaagacgAGCCCCCACTAA GTGCCCTGGCCAGCAGGGTCAAGAGGAAGGACACCTTGGCTCTGAAGCTGAGCAGCCGTCCCTGTGCCCCTGAGAGGGACAGGTTTGCCCAGGACAGGAGCAACAGAGAGGACCAGCCTCCAGGACAGACCGGCCTCACCTGGCAGAGCAGGGAGCAGTGGGAGGCCATCCGCACACAGATCGGCACTGCACTCACAAG GCGACTTAGCCAGAGACCCACTGCTGAAGAGCTCGAGCAAAGAAACATCCTTCAGC cCAGGAATCAGGCTGACAGGCAAGCTGAGGTTAGAGAGATTAAGCGGCGGCTGACCAGGAAG CTGAGTCAAAGACCCACAGTTGCAGAACTGCAGGCAAGAAAAATCCTGCGGTTCCACGAGTACGTGGAAGTCACAGATGCTCAAGACTACGATCGGAGAGCAGAAAAGCCGTGGACCAAGCTGACACCTGCTGACAAG GCGGCCATCCGGAAGGAGCTCAACGATTATAAGAGCACTGAAATGGAGGTCCATGAAGAGAGTAGAATCTACACAAG gttCCATCGGCCTTAG
- the phactr4b gene encoding phosphatase and actin regulator 4B isoform X3 — translation MLWQLVRILRFLPRQDKLDSMVPTCPMNPEPLCCSLEQLSATCPSDIFCWDKYRTVNLNASCFPMACCFKSHHHRSWTLNTPIPDDDAEQHHSTMVEEGGSTGDSTPPPKRKGKFSTLGKIFKPWKWRKKKSSDNFKETSEELERKMSTRRTRQELIDQGLLKEVPDNDADTQNLKQHYVKNGHTLPVSAGVGGGGGGGGVVSGGKSPCNQGKLPLESDFRMNQAWHAQPDDRKGRSPSDGDRRGAPGSKGTGLHEDVRKGGGMGSRAHVEGEWKPNLVWQGQIHGQMEEGRRGGRLHPEDGQKRPGLQKAPSEDCRRSRPAEADWKPTLPRHASAEEGRARRESDSHFVPDPEALRDALRDTLREPLPPKQSVMPPKWLMTSTPEPGSKGPPRTPSNHPTTQYCSPSTASGVAPKPVRSISSAGAPSQQSTCVAPTSTSHGTKQPPLPPPKPVNRGNATMLGDFSQATGGASLVPAKPSPPMPPKRTTPVTKRNTEDSSHPIIPSPLSLEDHSNLMGFQLPPPPPSPPLPTHIPPSPPRQHIHAHHLHHQHSYPHPLPQPIPMLFDPPSPTNESPQRPAPVPLHIMIQRALSSPGPAQPHPDGSQRAHTLLFETPLDYQGGRPLPVSIQPLKLSEDDYSEEEEEEEEDDEEEEEYDGEIPQPELEPRSRRCLIGDTGVCVIPGGNGSEEEEDEVEEDEEGEHDMRGEDSDSDGPVLYKEEDSDEDEEDEPPLSALASRVKRKDTLALKLSSRPCAPERDRFAQDRSNREDQPPGQTGLTWQSREQWEAIRTQIGTALTRRLSQRPTAEELEQRNILQPRNQADRQAEVREIKRRLTRKLSQRPTVAELQARKILRFHEYVEVTDAQDYDRRAEKPWTKLTPADKAAIRKELNDYKSTEMEVHEESRIYTRFHRP, via the exons ATGTTGTGGCAGCTGGTCCGAATCCTCCGATTTCTACCTCGCCAAGATAAGCTGGATTCCATGGTGCCGACATGTCCCATGAACCCGGAGCCTCTCTGCTGTAGTTTGGAGCAGCTCTCTGCAACTTGTCcttctgacattttctgttgGGATAAATACAGGACAGTTAATTTGAATGCTTCTTGCTTCCCCATGGCATGCTGTTTCAAGTCCCACCATCATAGAAGTTGGACGCTTAACACCCCTATTCCAG atgATGACGCCGAGCAGCACCACAGCACTATGGTGGAAGAGGGTGGCAGCACGGGGGACAGCACTCCTCCCCCAAAGCGTAAGGGCAAGTTCTCCACCCTTGGCAAGATCTTCAAGCCCTGGAAGTGGCGGAAGAAGAAAAGCAGCGACAATTTCAAGGAAACTTCAGAAG AACTGGAGAGAAAGATGTCGACGAGGCGTACACGGCAGGAGCTCATAGACCAGGGGCTGCTGAAGGAGGTCCCGGACAACG ATGCAGATACACAAAACCTGAAGCAGCACTACGTGAAGAACGGCCACACCCTGCCTGTGAGCGCTGGAgtaggaggaggtggaggaggtggaggagtcGTCAGTGGTGGCAAAAGTCCATGCAACCAGGGCAAACTCCCCTTAGAGTCAGACTTTAGGATGAACCAGGCCTGGCACGCCCAGCCAGACGACCGCAAAGGCCGATCTCCTTCAGACGGAGACCGGCGGGGAGCTCCAGGCTCCAAGGGTACGGGACTGCATGAAGATGTGCGGAAAGGGGGAGGGATGGGCTCGCGTGCACATGTTGAGGGCGAGTGGAAGCCCAACCTGGTCTGGCAGGGCCAGATTCATGGCCAGATGGAGGAGGGCAGACGTGGGGGTAGACTTCACCCTGAGGACGGGCAGAAGAGGCCCGGGCTGCAGAAGGCCCCATCGGAGGACTGCAGAAGGAGTCGACCTGCGGAAGCGGACTGGAAACCCACACTCCCTCGACATGCATCTGCTGAGGAAGGAAGGGCCCGCAGAG AGTCTGACAGCCATTTTGTCCCTGACCCGGAAGCCCTGCGAGACGCCCTGCGGGACACCCTGCGTGAACCTCTGCCACCGAAACAGTCTGTCATGCCTCCAAAATGGCTGATGACCTCCACCCCTGAACCCGGCAGCAAGGGTCCACCTCGAACACCATCCAACCACCCCACGACCCAGTACTGCTCTCCCTCCACTGCCTCTGGTGTGGCGCCCAAGCCTGTTCGGTCCATCTCATCTGCCGGCGCGCCCTCTCAGCAGTCTACATGTGTAGCCCCGACCTCCACCTCTCATGGCACCAAGCAGCCCCCTCTGCCCCCACCCAAGCCTGTGAACAGGGGCAACGCCACCATGCTGG GTGACTTTAGCCAAGCCACTGGAGGTGCCAGTCTTGTGCCAGCGAAGCCCTCTCCACCTATGCCTCCTAAGAGGACCACCCCCGTCACCAAACGCAACACAGAGGACTCGAGCCATCCCATCATCCCCTCGCCTCTTTCCCTGGAGGACCACAGCAACCTCATGGGCTTTCAGCtgcctccccctcccccctcccctcccctgcCAACACACATACCACCTTCTCCTCCCCGCCAACACATACATgcccaccacctccaccatcaGCACTCCTACCCCCACCCACTGCCTCAACCCATACCCATGCTGTTTGACCCACCAAGCCCGACCAATGAGTCTCCTCAGCGCCCGGCTCCCGTCCCGCTGCATATCATGATCCAGCGAGCCCTGTCCAGTCCCGGCCCGGCTCAGCCGCATCCAGACGGGTcacagcgtgcacacacactgctattTGAAACCCCTCTGGACTACCAAGGTGGTCGTCCACTTCCTGTCAGCATCCAACCACTAAAACT ATCTGAAGATGACTACTccgaggaggaagaagaagaggaggaagatgacgaggaagaggaggagtacGATGGGGAGATCCCCCAGCCAGAGCTGGAGCCACGGAGTCGCAGATGCCTGATCGGAGACACCGGTGTTTGCGTCATCCCCGGTGGAAACGGcagtgaagaggaggaagacgaggtagaagaggatgaggaaggaGAGCATGACATGCGGGGGGAGGACAGCGACTCAGACGGTCCTGTGCTTTATAAAGAGGAAGACTccgatgaagatgaagaagacgAGCCCCCACTAA GTGCCCTGGCCAGCAGGGTCAAGAGGAAGGACACCTTGGCTCTGAAGCTGAGCAGCCGTCCCTGTGCCCCTGAGAGGGACAGGTTTGCCCAGGACAGGAGCAACAGAGAGGACCAGCCTCCAGGACAGACCGGCCTCACCTGGCAGAGCAGGGAGCAGTGGGAGGCCATCCGCACACAGATCGGCACTGCACTCACAAG GCGACTTAGCCAGAGACCCACTGCTGAAGAGCTCGAGCAAAGAAACATCCTTCAGC cCAGGAATCAGGCTGACAGGCAAGCTGAGGTTAGAGAGATTAAGCGGCGGCTGACCAGGAAG CTGAGTCAAAGACCCACAGTTGCAGAACTGCAGGCAAGAAAAATCCTGCGGTTCCACGAGTACGTGGAAGTCACAGATGCTCAAGACTACGATCGGAGAGCAGAAAAGCCGTGGACCAAGCTGACACCTGCTGACAAG GCGGCCATCCGGAAGGAGCTCAACGATTATAAGAGCACTGAAATGGAGGTCCATGAAGAGAGTAGAATCTACACAAG gttCCATCGGCCTTAG
- the phactr4b gene encoding phosphatase and actin regulator 4B isoform X2 translates to MLWQLVRILRFLPRQDKLDSMVPTCPMNPEPLCCSLEQLSATCPSDIFCWDKYRTVNLNASCFPMACCFKSHHHRSWTLNTPIPDDDAEQHHSTMVEEGGSTGDSTPPPKRKGKFSTLGKIFKPWKWRKKKSSDNFKETSEDADTQNLKQHYVKNGHTLPVSAGVGGGGGGGGVVSGGKSPCNQGKLPLESDFRMNQAWHAQPDDRKGRSPSDGDRRGAPGSKGTGLHEDVRKGGGMGSRAHVEGEWKPNLVWQGQIHGQMEEGRRGGRLHPEDGQKRPGLQKAPSEDCRRSRPAEADWKPTLPRHASAEEGRARRESDSHFVPDPEALRDALRDTLREPLPPKQSVMPPKWLMTSTPEPGSKGPPRTPSNHPTTQYCSPSTASGVAPKPVRSISSAGAPSQQSTCVAPTSTSHGTKQPPLPPPKPVNRGNATMLVSALQGGENAQLPLYWSCWKRECDYDVYLSLPVYLCRRAGGLRSGDFSQATGGASLVPAKPSPPMPPKRTTPVTKRNTEDSSHPIIPSPLSLEDHSNLMGFQLPPPPPSPPLPTHIPPSPPRQHIHAHHLHHQHSYPHPLPQPIPMLFDPPSPTNESPQRPAPVPLHIMIQRALSSPGPAQPHPDGSQRAHTLLFETPLDYQGGRPLPVSIQPLKLSEDDYSEEEEEEEEDDEEEEEYDGEIPQPELEPRSRRCLIGDTGVCVIPGGNGSEEEEDEVEEDEEGEHDMRGEDSDSDGPVLYKEEDSDEDEEDEPPLSALASRVKRKDTLALKLSSRPCAPERDRFAQDRSNREDQPPGQTGLTWQSREQWEAIRTQIGTALTRRLSQRPTAEELEQRNILQPRNQADRQAEVREIKRRLTRKLSQRPTVAELQARKILRFHEYVEVTDAQDYDRRAEKPWTKLTPADKAAIRKELNDYKSTEMEVHEESRIYTRFHRP, encoded by the exons ATGTTGTGGCAGCTGGTCCGAATCCTCCGATTTCTACCTCGCCAAGATAAGCTGGATTCCATGGTGCCGACATGTCCCATGAACCCGGAGCCTCTCTGCTGTAGTTTGGAGCAGCTCTCTGCAACTTGTCcttctgacattttctgttgGGATAAATACAGGACAGTTAATTTGAATGCTTCTTGCTTCCCCATGGCATGCTGTTTCAAGTCCCACCATCATAGAAGTTGGACGCTTAACACCCCTATTCCAG atgATGACGCCGAGCAGCACCACAGCACTATGGTGGAAGAGGGTGGCAGCACGGGGGACAGCACTCCTCCCCCAAAGCGTAAGGGCAAGTTCTCCACCCTTGGCAAGATCTTCAAGCCCTGGAAGTGGCGGAAGAAGAAAAGCAGCGACAATTTCAAGGAAACTTCAGAAG ATGCAGATACACAAAACCTGAAGCAGCACTACGTGAAGAACGGCCACACCCTGCCTGTGAGCGCTGGAgtaggaggaggtggaggaggtggaggagtcGTCAGTGGTGGCAAAAGTCCATGCAACCAGGGCAAACTCCCCTTAGAGTCAGACTTTAGGATGAACCAGGCCTGGCACGCCCAGCCAGACGACCGCAAAGGCCGATCTCCTTCAGACGGAGACCGGCGGGGAGCTCCAGGCTCCAAGGGTACGGGACTGCATGAAGATGTGCGGAAAGGGGGAGGGATGGGCTCGCGTGCACATGTTGAGGGCGAGTGGAAGCCCAACCTGGTCTGGCAGGGCCAGATTCATGGCCAGATGGAGGAGGGCAGACGTGGGGGTAGACTTCACCCTGAGGACGGGCAGAAGAGGCCCGGGCTGCAGAAGGCCCCATCGGAGGACTGCAGAAGGAGTCGACCTGCGGAAGCGGACTGGAAACCCACACTCCCTCGACATGCATCTGCTGAGGAAGGAAGGGCCCGCAGAG AGTCTGACAGCCATTTTGTCCCTGACCCGGAAGCCCTGCGAGACGCCCTGCGGGACACCCTGCGTGAACCTCTGCCACCGAAACAGTCTGTCATGCCTCCAAAATGGCTGATGACCTCCACCCCTGAACCCGGCAGCAAGGGTCCACCTCGAACACCATCCAACCACCCCACGACCCAGTACTGCTCTCCCTCCACTGCCTCTGGTGTGGCGCCCAAGCCTGTTCGGTCCATCTCATCTGCCGGCGCGCCCTCTCAGCAGTCTACATGTGTAGCCCCGACCTCCACCTCTCATGGCACCAAGCAGCCCCCTCTGCCCCCACCCAAGCCTGTGAACAGGGGCAACGCCACCATGCTGG TCTCCGCCCTGCAGGGGGGAGAGAACGCTCAGCTTCCGCTCTACTGGTCCTGCTGGAAGCGAGAGTGCGACTACGACGTCTACCTGTCCCTGCCCGTCTACCTGTGCCGACGGGCCGGAGGCCTGCGCTCAG GTGACTTTAGCCAAGCCACTGGAGGTGCCAGTCTTGTGCCAGCGAAGCCCTCTCCACCTATGCCTCCTAAGAGGACCACCCCCGTCACCAAACGCAACACAGAGGACTCGAGCCATCCCATCATCCCCTCGCCTCTTTCCCTGGAGGACCACAGCAACCTCATGGGCTTTCAGCtgcctccccctcccccctcccctcccctgcCAACACACATACCACCTTCTCCTCCCCGCCAACACATACATgcccaccacctccaccatcaGCACTCCTACCCCCACCCACTGCCTCAACCCATACCCATGCTGTTTGACCCACCAAGCCCGACCAATGAGTCTCCTCAGCGCCCGGCTCCCGTCCCGCTGCATATCATGATCCAGCGAGCCCTGTCCAGTCCCGGCCCGGCTCAGCCGCATCCAGACGGGTcacagcgtgcacacacactgctattTGAAACCCCTCTGGACTACCAAGGTGGTCGTCCACTTCCTGTCAGCATCCAACCACTAAAACT ATCTGAAGATGACTACTccgaggaggaagaagaagaggaggaagatgacgaggaagaggaggagtacGATGGGGAGATCCCCCAGCCAGAGCTGGAGCCACGGAGTCGCAGATGCCTGATCGGAGACACCGGTGTTTGCGTCATCCCCGGTGGAAACGGcagtgaagaggaggaagacgaggtagaagaggatgaggaaggaGAGCATGACATGCGGGGGGAGGACAGCGACTCAGACGGTCCTGTGCTTTATAAAGAGGAAGACTccgatgaagatgaagaagacgAGCCCCCACTAA GTGCCCTGGCCAGCAGGGTCAAGAGGAAGGACACCTTGGCTCTGAAGCTGAGCAGCCGTCCCTGTGCCCCTGAGAGGGACAGGTTTGCCCAGGACAGGAGCAACAGAGAGGACCAGCCTCCAGGACAGACCGGCCTCACCTGGCAGAGCAGGGAGCAGTGGGAGGCCATCCGCACACAGATCGGCACTGCACTCACAAG GCGACTTAGCCAGAGACCCACTGCTGAAGAGCTCGAGCAAAGAAACATCCTTCAGC cCAGGAATCAGGCTGACAGGCAAGCTGAGGTTAGAGAGATTAAGCGGCGGCTGACCAGGAAG CTGAGTCAAAGACCCACAGTTGCAGAACTGCAGGCAAGAAAAATCCTGCGGTTCCACGAGTACGTGGAAGTCACAGATGCTCAAGACTACGATCGGAGAGCAGAAAAGCCGTGGACCAAGCTGACACCTGCTGACAAG GCGGCCATCCGGAAGGAGCTCAACGATTATAAGAGCACTGAAATGGAGGTCCATGAAGAGAGTAGAATCTACACAAG gttCCATCGGCCTTAG
- the phactr4b gene encoding phosphatase and actin regulator 4B isoform X1 has product MLWQLVRILRFLPRQDKLDSMVPTCPMNPEPLCCSLEQLSATCPSDIFCWDKYRTVNLNASCFPMACCFKSHHHRSWTLNTPIPDDDAEQHHSTMVEEGGSTGDSTPPPKRKGKFSTLGKIFKPWKWRKKKSSDNFKETSEELERKMSTRRTRQELIDQGLLKEVPDNDADTQNLKQHYVKNGHTLPVSAGVGGGGGGGGVVSGGKSPCNQGKLPLESDFRMNQAWHAQPDDRKGRSPSDGDRRGAPGSKGTGLHEDVRKGGGMGSRAHVEGEWKPNLVWQGQIHGQMEEGRRGGRLHPEDGQKRPGLQKAPSEDCRRSRPAEADWKPTLPRHASAEEGRARRESDSHFVPDPEALRDALRDTLREPLPPKQSVMPPKWLMTSTPEPGSKGPPRTPSNHPTTQYCSPSTASGVAPKPVRSISSAGAPSQQSTCVAPTSTSHGTKQPPLPPPKPVNRGNATMLVSALQGGENAQLPLYWSCWKRECDYDVYLSLPVYLCRRAGGLRSGDFSQATGGASLVPAKPSPPMPPKRTTPVTKRNTEDSSHPIIPSPLSLEDHSNLMGFQLPPPPPSPPLPTHIPPSPPRQHIHAHHLHHQHSYPHPLPQPIPMLFDPPSPTNESPQRPAPVPLHIMIQRALSSPGPAQPHPDGSQRAHTLLFETPLDYQGGRPLPVSIQPLKLSEDDYSEEEEEEEEDDEEEEEYDGEIPQPELEPRSRRCLIGDTGVCVIPGGNGSEEEEDEVEEDEEGEHDMRGEDSDSDGPVLYKEEDSDEDEEDEPPLSALASRVKRKDTLALKLSSRPCAPERDRFAQDRSNREDQPPGQTGLTWQSREQWEAIRTQIGTALTRRLSQRPTAEELEQRNILQPRNQADRQAEVREIKRRLTRKLSQRPTVAELQARKILRFHEYVEVTDAQDYDRRAEKPWTKLTPADKAAIRKELNDYKSTEMEVHEESRIYTRFHRP; this is encoded by the exons ATGTTGTGGCAGCTGGTCCGAATCCTCCGATTTCTACCTCGCCAAGATAAGCTGGATTCCATGGTGCCGACATGTCCCATGAACCCGGAGCCTCTCTGCTGTAGTTTGGAGCAGCTCTCTGCAACTTGTCcttctgacattttctgttgGGATAAATACAGGACAGTTAATTTGAATGCTTCTTGCTTCCCCATGGCATGCTGTTTCAAGTCCCACCATCATAGAAGTTGGACGCTTAACACCCCTATTCCAG atgATGACGCCGAGCAGCACCACAGCACTATGGTGGAAGAGGGTGGCAGCACGGGGGACAGCACTCCTCCCCCAAAGCGTAAGGGCAAGTTCTCCACCCTTGGCAAGATCTTCAAGCCCTGGAAGTGGCGGAAGAAGAAAAGCAGCGACAATTTCAAGGAAACTTCAGAAG AACTGGAGAGAAAGATGTCGACGAGGCGTACACGGCAGGAGCTCATAGACCAGGGGCTGCTGAAGGAGGTCCCGGACAACG ATGCAGATACACAAAACCTGAAGCAGCACTACGTGAAGAACGGCCACACCCTGCCTGTGAGCGCTGGAgtaggaggaggtggaggaggtggaggagtcGTCAGTGGTGGCAAAAGTCCATGCAACCAGGGCAAACTCCCCTTAGAGTCAGACTTTAGGATGAACCAGGCCTGGCACGCCCAGCCAGACGACCGCAAAGGCCGATCTCCTTCAGACGGAGACCGGCGGGGAGCTCCAGGCTCCAAGGGTACGGGACTGCATGAAGATGTGCGGAAAGGGGGAGGGATGGGCTCGCGTGCACATGTTGAGGGCGAGTGGAAGCCCAACCTGGTCTGGCAGGGCCAGATTCATGGCCAGATGGAGGAGGGCAGACGTGGGGGTAGACTTCACCCTGAGGACGGGCAGAAGAGGCCCGGGCTGCAGAAGGCCCCATCGGAGGACTGCAGAAGGAGTCGACCTGCGGAAGCGGACTGGAAACCCACACTCCCTCGACATGCATCTGCTGAGGAAGGAAGGGCCCGCAGAG AGTCTGACAGCCATTTTGTCCCTGACCCGGAAGCCCTGCGAGACGCCCTGCGGGACACCCTGCGTGAACCTCTGCCACCGAAACAGTCTGTCATGCCTCCAAAATGGCTGATGACCTCCACCCCTGAACCCGGCAGCAAGGGTCCACCTCGAACACCATCCAACCACCCCACGACCCAGTACTGCTCTCCCTCCACTGCCTCTGGTGTGGCGCCCAAGCCTGTTCGGTCCATCTCATCTGCCGGCGCGCCCTCTCAGCAGTCTACATGTGTAGCCCCGACCTCCACCTCTCATGGCACCAAGCAGCCCCCTCTGCCCCCACCCAAGCCTGTGAACAGGGGCAACGCCACCATGCTGG TCTCCGCCCTGCAGGGGGGAGAGAACGCTCAGCTTCCGCTCTACTGGTCCTGCTGGAAGCGAGAGTGCGACTACGACGTCTACCTGTCCCTGCCCGTCTACCTGTGCCGACGGGCCGGAGGCCTGCGCTCAG GTGACTTTAGCCAAGCCACTGGAGGTGCCAGTCTTGTGCCAGCGAAGCCCTCTCCACCTATGCCTCCTAAGAGGACCACCCCCGTCACCAAACGCAACACAGAGGACTCGAGCCATCCCATCATCCCCTCGCCTCTTTCCCTGGAGGACCACAGCAACCTCATGGGCTTTCAGCtgcctccccctcccccctcccctcccctgcCAACACACATACCACCTTCTCCTCCCCGCCAACACATACATgcccaccacctccaccatcaGCACTCCTACCCCCACCCACTGCCTCAACCCATACCCATGCTGTTTGACCCACCAAGCCCGACCAATGAGTCTCCTCAGCGCCCGGCTCCCGTCCCGCTGCATATCATGATCCAGCGAGCCCTGTCCAGTCCCGGCCCGGCTCAGCCGCATCCAGACGGGTcacagcgtgcacacacactgctattTGAAACCCCTCTGGACTACCAAGGTGGTCGTCCACTTCCTGTCAGCATCCAACCACTAAAACT ATCTGAAGATGACTACTccgaggaggaagaagaagaggaggaagatgacgaggaagaggaggagtacGATGGGGAGATCCCCCAGCCAGAGCTGGAGCCACGGAGTCGCAGATGCCTGATCGGAGACACCGGTGTTTGCGTCATCCCCGGTGGAAACGGcagtgaagaggaggaagacgaggtagaagaggatgaggaaggaGAGCATGACATGCGGGGGGAGGACAGCGACTCAGACGGTCCTGTGCTTTATAAAGAGGAAGACTccgatgaagatgaagaagacgAGCCCCCACTAA GTGCCCTGGCCAGCAGGGTCAAGAGGAAGGACACCTTGGCTCTGAAGCTGAGCAGCCGTCCCTGTGCCCCTGAGAGGGACAGGTTTGCCCAGGACAGGAGCAACAGAGAGGACCAGCCTCCAGGACAGACCGGCCTCACCTGGCAGAGCAGGGAGCAGTGGGAGGCCATCCGCACACAGATCGGCACTGCACTCACAAG GCGACTTAGCCAGAGACCCACTGCTGAAGAGCTCGAGCAAAGAAACATCCTTCAGC cCAGGAATCAGGCTGACAGGCAAGCTGAGGTTAGAGAGATTAAGCGGCGGCTGACCAGGAAG CTGAGTCAAAGACCCACAGTTGCAGAACTGCAGGCAAGAAAAATCCTGCGGTTCCACGAGTACGTGGAAGTCACAGATGCTCAAGACTACGATCGGAGAGCAGAAAAGCCGTGGACCAAGCTGACACCTGCTGACAAG GCGGCCATCCGGAAGGAGCTCAACGATTATAAGAGCACTGAAATGGAGGTCCATGAAGAGAGTAGAATCTACACAAG gttCCATCGGCCTTAG